A region of Armatimonadota bacterium DNA encodes the following proteins:
- a CDS encoding IS630 family transposase, with the protein TLAHEAAAWEDARNAIATSVDWRFTTPDARIKLKRLYPSI; encoded by the coding sequence ACTCTAGCGCATGAGGCAGCGGCATGGGAAGACGCTCGCAACGCTATCGCAACCAGCGTGGACTGGCGCTTTACCACCCCTGATGCGCGCATCAAACTCAAGCGATTATACCCATCAATATAA